From the Hordeum vulgare subsp. vulgare chromosome 1H, MorexV3_pseudomolecules_assembly, whole genome shotgun sequence genome, the window GAACAGAAAACTGTTATACTTGCTTAGTTACCAAATAACAAATAAATACATTGAATAGTTGGTATGAACTTATTTGGTGGCAATGTGTTCACCTTCCCATTATTTTTCCCATGTAACTACCTCATTGTCCTAATTTTGACCCAATCTAGGGAGATGTGGAGGCCACTGCTTGTTGTTTGTCTAGCATAGGCAATTATTTTGCAGTTTCCTTTCTTACAGCCTAGCTCTACCTGAAGTTAGAGTATTTTTTTTTGTACCAACCGGCAATATAACAAATTGAACCGACTTTTGATGTTCCTAATAAGTTTAGTTCTCCTGTTATAGtacctttgttgttgttgctctcatTTTTTAATCCGTGCTCCCTTTTATTGAAGCTGGGAGATGAAACTGGAAGAGAATCAAGGTTTTGCATTATCTGCCATTCCAATATTTCCTTCTAGTAGTAGACATCATGGGGTCTGGATCAGTGACTCTGAAGCAAAAAAAACGAGTGAAACATACAAAGAACAAGTACTTGAAGCCTGGTGCCCTGGCTCAGATTCGTTATAGTAGGAGCACAAGCAGGGATATAGGGAAGAAGCGGATTCTGTTGAATGTGGAGAAGGATGATGAGCTGGAGATATCACCACATGCCGAGGTTGTGTTTGAAAGCAGTACACCAATTATGTCTCCAGCAAGACTCAGTTTTGAGCCATTTAGTGGCATCAAGGGGCAGTTGTTGCCAACAACTCCGAAGACTCCTCAAGCAGCTGATTGTGATGGCCATTCAAGGCTTGAGTCACTTCCACTTGATCTGCTGGTATATAATCGAAACCACTTTCCTGTTAACTCCAGTGTGCATTGTATTTGTATCACACCTGACTGCCATTGTTTTATTGAAAAGATCAAGATTGTGTGTTACTTGCACCATGACCAGCTGAAGGCTGTTTTCCACGTTTCATCAAGGATCCGGAAGGCAGTAAGTATCATGTTTTGTATTCCACATACTTTATTAGTCCAGTTACTAAGTGTTTTTCCTTTTGCACTTTCAATACCCTTGTCAAACTTAATTCTCACTAAAATCATGACCAAATGATGTTTTCATAACAGTAGGTGAGACCTGTGAGCATAGCTAACAGTCCACATCTCTCATTTTTGTGCATTGGTGTATGGTATCCATGTAACCTGCATAGCAACTACTACCTACCATGGTATCTGACATGGCAGAAAGTTTGTTCTTCCAttacttaattagttaattacatAGGATTTCAAATCTTTCTTTAGTGTGCCTAGTCATTTCTGTACTTGTTAA encodes:
- the LOC123429554 gene encoding F-box protein At4g35930 isoform X2, which encodes MGSGSVTLKQKKRVKHTKNKYLKPGALAQIRYSRSTSRDIGKKRILLNVEKDDELEISPHAEVVFESSTPIMSPARLSFEPFSGIKGQLLPTTPKTPQAADCDGHSRLESLPLDLLIKIVCYLHHDQLKAVFHVSSRIRKAVELARQYHFNYTTPDRSRQELLQNKTPLRSEHWPFMRIDGKDVRVATPRTPKAPKHGPRPSRFKLLDVKPITAVLFPDSLPSKKLRLRRLMPPGLPRPVPKAAASPRVLLYEEELCEAVVQNKLL
- the LOC123429554 gene encoding F-box protein At4g35930 isoform X1; its protein translation is MGSGSVTLKQKKRVKHTKNKYLKPGALAQIRYSRSTSRDIGKKRILLNVEKDDELEISPHAEVVFESSTPIMSPARLSFEPFSGIKGQLLPTTPKTPQAADCDGHSRLESLPLDLLIKIVCYLHHDQLKAVFHVSSRIRKAVELARQYHFNYTTPDRSRQELLQNKTPLRSEHWPFMSRIDGKDVRVATPRTPKAPKHGPRPSRFKLLDVKPITAVLFPDSLPSKKLRLRRLMPPGLPRPVPKAAASPRVLLYEEELCEAVVQNKLL